ATAGTTAAATCAGCACTAAAATCGGTATCAAAAATATAGTCAAATCCAATCCTGCGCAGTGCGGAAACCAACCGTTTTACAGTAGCAAATTCCCTGGAAATTCCTAGACTTTCTCCCCATGCAGCACGGACTGCTGGGGCAATTTGTACAATGGTGATTTTTTCTGGATCAGCCAATGCTTCAAAAGCTTTTGCGGTGTCGTTGCGTTCCCGAAGTGCGCCAACAGGGCAATGTGTAATACATTGTCCACAGAGGGTACAATCTGAATCCTTAATACGACGGTTAAAGGAAATATCTACTGTGGTACGGGAACCAGTATTAGCTACATCCCAGATATTCATCCCCTGTACTTTATCGCAGATTTGCACACAACGCATACATTTAATACATTTTCCGATATCACGGATTAATGGGAATCCTACATTCCAACGGAAATCTGGTACTTCTTTTTTATAAGGAATTGAGATAATCCCTAAATCGTTAGCAATGGTCTGTAAATTGCAGTTACCGCTTCGTACACAAGTTGCGCAGTGACAATCATGTTGGGACAACAGCAGTTCCACATTAATTCTTCTTGTTTCCCTTACTTTTGGGCTATTGGTATAGATTACCATGCCTTCTTCCACTAAATTGTTGCAAGCAGGGATTAGTTTTTCTTTTCCTTCCAGTTCTACCACACAGACACGGCAGGCGCCAATCTCGTTGATATCCTTTAAATAACAAAGGCTTGGAATTGGAATACCAGCCAGTTTAGCAGCCTCCAAAATGGTGGTTCCCTGTGCTACCGTAACTGGTTTATGATCAATTGTTAAGGTTACCATTTTGTAGTTCTGCCTCCTTTAAATACACCGTATCCGAAATGGTCACAACGCAGGCATCGACGGGATTCCTGGTTGGCTTCCTCACATGTCATACCACATTCAATCAGTTCAAAATCGTTTTTGCGTTCGTTGGCATCCCGTTCTGTCATGTTGATCCGTCCACATGCAGGGCGATCATCCAATCTTGCGGCTGGAATTTCTACATCTGATTTGATAACATGGTTATAGCCCAAATAAGTATCGATATTGGCGGCAGCTACTTTCCCAGCAGCAATTGCACGGATTACTGTAGCAGGTCCTGTTACACAGTCCCCTCCGGCAAATACACCAGGAGTGTTTTCAATACCACTCCAGCTTAATGCTTCGATTACACCGCGTTTTACAGGAACACCGGCTTCCTGGAAGTGGCGGGATTCAATTCCTTGGCCAATTGCTACAATAACAAGGTCAGCAGGAATCCTTTTTTCTTCTTCTTGAGAATCCGTTGGTTTTGGACGTCCAGCGCTGTCAATCTTCCCAATAATTTGAGGTTTTACCCATAGTGCTACAGCGTTCCCATCTTCATCTACTTCAATCCTACGAGGGGATTGAAGGTCAAGGATTTCACAGCCTTCTGCAATGGCGCCTTCTACTTCATCAGGTAGAGCAGTCATGTCCACTTTACGGCGGCGGTATGCCACGCTAACTTTTTTTGCTCCTAAACGGACAGCGGAGCGGGTAACGTCCATTGCTACATTTCCCCCACCAATAACAACTACATTTTTTCCAGTAAAATCAGGTAGACGGTCAGAACCGATTTCACGCAACATTTCCACTGCGGAAATAACCCCTCTGGCATCTTCTCCTTCAATACCGATTTTTTTATCTGTATGGGCACCAATTGCAATATAAACCGCATCATATTGATTACGCAGATCCATAATGGTGAGGTCATCCCCAATGGATACTTTAGTTTTTACTTGAACACCAGTAGAAAGGATAGCGTTAATATCCTTTTCTAGCTGTTCTCTTGGCAAGCGGTAACTTGGAATACCATACCGCAACATGCCGCCCAATTTGCTTCGTTTTTCATATACAGTAACTTTATGCCCCATTAATGCGAGGTAATATGCCGCACTTAATCCACCAGGTCCCCCACCAATTACTGCTACGGTTTTCCCGGTAGGTGGGAAACATTTTGGTACAGGAACATCCCCTGCGTGATCGACAGCAAACCGTTTTAATCCACGAATATTGATAGAATCATCAATCATATTTCTACGGCATCTTGCTTCACATGGATGCTCACAAATTAAACCACAAGCAGTGGGGAATGGATTGTCCTTCCGGATTAGACGGACGGCATCTGCATAACGTCCTTCGGATACCAAAGCAATGTATCCAGGAATATCTACCCCTGCTGGACATAGTGCGACACATGGAACCGGCTGGTTCAAACTACAGGTACAACGTCCATGTAAAATGTGCTCCTCGTAATCGTCACGGAATCCGATTACTCCCCTTAGCACCATGTCAGCAGCTTCGTACCCAATAGCACAGTCGGCAGAATTGGTAATTGCCCTTGCTGTTTTTTCGATTAAATCAATTGTTTCCAGCGTTGCGTCCCCGTTCAATACATCTTCCAATAAATTGCCCAATTGTCCTAAGCCCACACGACATGGTACACATTTACCACAGGTTTGTGCATGGCATAGTTTCAAAAAGGAAGCAGCCATATCCACTGGACATAGGCCAGGGGGGCTGGCAACAATACGCCGCTCCAGATCACGGTAGAGCCCTTCTACAACTGTCTGGGCGGTGCTTTGCGTTACAATATTTAAACGACTCACTGAAAGCTCCTTTCCGCACATTGGCGTGCAAAAAATAATTTTGTTTTGTAGTGCTTATTTTCTTATGGCGTTGTAACCAGTCGAAAAGATAGCCCTTTTATCCCCTCGTTAGGTACTGATTTCCCCTTTAAAACGACAAGTGATAACTACTTCATATTATACCTTTTTTTCAAAAAAATCAATAGTTTTTTGTGTTTTTAAAATAAAAACAACTCTATATTGTTCTAAATTTTTATTGTGTTATACTATTTCATGGAAAAATAGGTTGTTTTCTGTATATTGGTCAATGGATTACACCAGGAGAAAGAAATGATATAATTATTTTTCATTGGAAAAGTTTTTATTTTTTGACTATAAAAGAATCCTAATGGAATTCTTATGAAAAATAGCGCAAAAAAATACCGCCCTGAAAAACAGGACGGTAGAAAAAAGAAGATTATAAAAAGAAGAAAAAAGTTCTGTAAAAGAACACTTATATTGTAACGAAAATTTGTGATAAAATTGTGATTAATTTTTTAATATTAAAAGAAATTATTTTTAATATTAAAACGAGAACAAAAAGGCTGTATCTGTATGGATACAGCCTGTATTTAACTGCTGATTATTGATTGATATGGGCATTTAATTTTGCAACCAATTCATCTACGCTTACGCCATGAACCATACATGCTTCTTCCAGGCTTTCCCCTCTAGCGGAAGAGCATCCCAAACAATGCATCCCCATCTCAAAAAAATATTCTGCAGTAGAGTTATCAAAATCCAAGATATCGCCGATTACAGAATCTTTTGTTATTGTCATAAAAAACTTCCTTTCTAACCGAAACATCTATTTACTATAATGGTTTTTCTTTATTATATCCATTTTAGGAAGAAAAATCAAGTTGCATTATAAATTATGTACAAAATTAAGACAAAAATTTTCTCTTGACAATCTGAAAAAAATAAGTTATACTGAACTCAATATTTAAAATACAGTGCAGAGGAATAGTAGGATATTGCAAACATACAGAGAGCTGTTGGATGGTGGAAAACAGTTGGGCGTTTTATCTGAACTGGCCTTGAAGTAGCTCGCTGAACGAGATGAATCTAGTAAGTGGAGACGGAACCTGACCGTTATCACAGGAGGATATCTGTTATGATAGGACATGTATCTGTAAAAAGGGGCATGCTTGTAAGGGCATGAATTAGAATGGTACCGCGTAAGGGAATTATACCTTTCGTTTCTAAGTAAATTTAGAAACGAAAGGTTTTTTTATTATATGTGTTACCTTGTTGATGATTGCTGTAGTTTAAATGATAAAGAAGATGATACATCCAATAAAGAAAGGAATGATTTTACATGAAAAATTATCAAAAATATAAAAAAGGGTATTTTCTCCCACCTGAAATGCCAATGGATTGGGCAAAAAAAGATAGTATTGACTATGCTCCTATTTGGTGTAGCGTTGACCTGCGTGATGGAAACCAATCACTGATTATTCCAATGAGCCTGGATGAAAAAATAGAATTTTTTAATTATCTTGTAAAATTAGGGTTTAAAGAAATTGAAGTCGGATTTCCAGCCGCTTCCGAAACAGAATTTGTTTTTTTGCGTACTCTAATTGAACAGAATCTGATCCCAGATGATGTGACAGTCCAGGTGCTGACACAATCCCGTGAACATATCATTAAAAAAACATTTGAAGCGTTAAAAGGTGCGAAACAGGCAGTAGTACACCTGTACAATTCCACATCCTTGGCACAGAGGGAACAGGTATTCCGTAAATCCAAAGAGGAAATTATTAAAATTGCCACAGATGGCGCAGAATTGTTAAATAAATATGCGGCTGAAACACCAGGCAATTTTAGATTTGAATATTCCCCAGAAAGTTTTACCGGAACAGAAATGGAATTTGCGCTGGAAATTTGTAATGCGGTACTGGATATCTGGCAGCCAACACCGGATAATAAAGTGATCATCAACCTGCCTGCTACTGTGTCCATGTCTATGCCACACGTATACGCAAGCCAGGTGGAATACATGAGCAACCATTTAAAATACCGTGAAAATGTAATCGTCTCCTTGCATCCTCATAATGATCGTGGCTGTGGTGTTGCGGATGCTGAAATGGGCTTGCTTGCTGGGGCTGACCGCATTGAGGGCACTCTGTTCGGCAATGGGGAACGCACTGGTAATGTGGATATTGTTACTATGGCAATGAACATGTATTCCCAAGGGGTAGACCCAGGTTTGGACTTTACCAATATGCCTGATATTGTAGAAAACTATGAACGTTGGACTCGGATGAAAGTATATGACCGTCAGCCATACAGTGGTAAGCTGGTATTTGCAGCATTCTCCGGTTCCCATCAGGACGCAATTGCCAAAGGCATGAAATGGAGGGAAGAAGGCCATACCGAATATTGGACGGTTCCATATCTGCCAATTGATCCAAAGGATGTTGGACGTGAATATGAAACTGATGTTATCCGAATTAACAGCCAATCTGGTAAAGGCGGCATTGGGTATCTGTTGGAACACAATTATGGATATAACCTACCGAAAAAAATGCGGGAACAGTTTGGCTATAAGGTAAAAGATGTATCCGACCATCAGCATAAAGAGTTATTACCAAACGAAGTATACGATATTTTCAAAAAAGAATATGTCAATTTGGAATCTCCTATTAAAATGGTGGAATGCCATTTTGCAAATGGCACCGTAAAAGAAGAAATGCAAGCATTTATTACTCTGGAGATCGATGGAAAACAGGAAACTCTGGTAGGGCGCGGAAACGGCCGTTTGGATGCGGTAAGCAATGCATTGCAGGAACGCCTACATATTTCCTTTACCAATTTGACCTATAATGAACATGCTTTAGAGCTTGGTTCAAAATCCCAGGCTGTTGCTTATGTGGGAATTACCGATGACCATGAACACATTTTCTGGGGTGTTGGAATTCATACCGATATTATCAATGCTTCTATTATGGCGTTAATTAGTGCAGTAAATAATGTAGAAAAACAATAGAAATTTTCCCTCTATCCATTGTGGATAGAGGGATTTTTTGTATAAGCTAATTGATTTGTTTTGTTATTTGATGTAATATATTGATGGGTTCTTTTTTAGAAGAAAAATAGAATTAGGTTTGTTATGTGGTGAGTTGAAAATAGCTATCATCAAAAACGAAACAGGCTTGTAAAAATCCGATAATAAGTAATCGTGAATAGGGGAAAACAGTAGTATGAAATCAAGCGATTTAACAAAAATACCTGGAATAGGGAAGAGAATAGAACAACATCTCCATAATATTGGCATTATGTGTATTGCTGATTTAGTTGGAAAAAATCCAGAAGAACTATATTTACAGGATTGTGCGTTTAAAGGCTTCCAAGAAGATCGGTGCGCATTGTATGTATTTCGTTTAGCAGTATATTATGCAGAAAATGAAACATATGATCCAGAAAAGCTAAAGTGGTGGTACTGGAAAGATAAGAAATATCCAGAAAATGAATCCCTGTTCTAGTTTTGTATTACTATAGAGTTAATCAAAACTATCGTAAACAGAATGACTGATAAAACTTTAAAACATAAGTTTAATTGGTGTTAAAATTATTTTTACTTTTTGAATTTAGGCTTATAAATAGATGAAAAGATAGAATAAACTATATACTTTTATACTTTAGGTATTATATAACTTGTTTATTCCGATTTCTAGTCAAGCAGGGAGTGTTATATTAAGGAGTATCATTAAAGTTTTTTGTAAACTTAATTGGGGACTATGCGAATTTTGAAAAAATGGCGGCATTTATTATTTCATATATTTCGTATATATGTCGGATTTTTTTCAAGGGTTCCAAACATTTTTTATGTCTTAATGTCTGTGGTTTTATAAGATATTTTGATTTTTCTAGCAGCATCATGAGAGATAGTATAAAAGAAAAAACGGCCGTATTCACTAACGGCCGTTTTTGACTTTAAGAAGGAATAAAATTATTTTTTTCTACGTGTAAGGAAAATTACTGCCCCAGCTGCTACTGCAATAACAGCGCCTGCTACTGGAATCATATCTCCAGTTTTTGCTGCATTTGCTGTTGGTGTTGTGGATTTCTGCCCTGTCAGAATGGCAGTATCAGTGGATGGTGTGGTATCTTCCGCAGGCTGTTTTTCTGCGACTGTTACGAGATGATCTATTGCTGTTTGTACAGATTGGGCAGCTATATCTACTTCTTCTTGGGTCGCATTGTCGTTTTCCAATACTTTATTTGCATGTGCCATAG
This is a stretch of genomic DNA from Clostridium facile. It encodes these proteins:
- a CDS encoding NAD(P)-binding protein, with the protein product MSRLNIVTQSTAQTVVEGLYRDLERRIVASPPGLCPVDMAASFLKLCHAQTCGKCVPCRVGLGQLGNLLEDVLNGDATLETIDLIEKTARAITNSADCAIGYEAADMVLRGVIGFRDDYEEHILHGRCTCSLNQPVPCVALCPAGVDIPGYIALVSEGRYADAVRLIRKDNPFPTACGLICEHPCEARCRRNMIDDSINIRGLKRFAVDHAGDVPVPKCFPPTGKTVAVIGGGPGGLSAAYYLALMGHKVTVYEKRSKLGGMLRYGIPSYRLPREQLEKDINAILSTGVQVKTKVSIGDDLTIMDLRNQYDAVYIAIGAHTDKKIGIEGEDARGVISAVEMLREIGSDRLPDFTGKNVVVIGGGNVAMDVTRSAVRLGAKKVSVAYRRRKVDMTALPDEVEGAIAEGCEILDLQSPRRIEVDEDGNAVALWVKPQIIGKIDSAGRPKPTDSQEEEKRIPADLVIVAIGQGIESRHFQEAGVPVKRGVIEALSWSGIENTPGVFAGGDCVTGPATVIRAIAAGKVAAANIDTYLGYNHVIKSDVEIPAARLDDRPACGRINMTERDANERKNDFELIECGMTCEEANQESRRCLRCDHFGYGVFKGGRTTKW
- a CDS encoding DUF1858 domain-containing protein, giving the protein MTITKDSVIGDILDFDNSTAEYFFEMGMHCLGCSSARGESLEEACMVHGVSVDELVAKLNAHINQ
- a CDS encoding 2-isopropylmalate synthase; its protein translation is MKNYQKYKKGYFLPPEMPMDWAKKDSIDYAPIWCSVDLRDGNQSLIIPMSLDEKIEFFNYLVKLGFKEIEVGFPAASETEFVFLRTLIEQNLIPDDVTVQVLTQSREHIIKKTFEALKGAKQAVVHLYNSTSLAQREQVFRKSKEEIIKIATDGAELLNKYAAETPGNFRFEYSPESFTGTEMEFALEICNAVLDIWQPTPDNKVIINLPATVSMSMPHVYASQVEYMSNHLKYRENVIVSLHPHNDRGCGVADAEMGLLAGADRIEGTLFGNGERTGNVDIVTMAMNMYSQGVDPGLDFTNMPDIVENYERWTRMKVYDRQPYSGKLVFAAFSGSHQDAIAKGMKWREEGHTEYWTVPYLPIDPKDVGREYETDVIRINSQSGKGGIGYLLEHNYGYNLPKKMREQFGYKVKDVSDHQHKELLPNEVYDIFKKEYVNLESPIKMVECHFANGTVKEEMQAFITLEIDGKQETLVGRGNGRLDAVSNALQERLHISFTNLTYNEHALELGSKSQAVAYVGITDDHEHIFWGVGIHTDIINASIMALISAVNNVEKQ
- a CDS encoding helix-hairpin-helix domain-containing protein; the encoded protein is MKSSDLTKIPGIGKRIEQHLHNIGIMCIADLVGKNPEELYLQDCAFKGFQEDRCALYVFRLAVYYAENETYDPEKLKWWYWKDKKYPENESLF